Below is a genomic region from Sorghum bicolor cultivar BTx623 chromosome 9, Sorghum_bicolor_NCBIv3, whole genome shotgun sequence.
CTATTGCACTGAAAATCTTTTCTGAATGGCTCCTCAAACTGAATGTTCGGCTAGGTATTGTATTTGCTCAAACATTCAATTTGTATTACCGACCATTCAATTTGCATAACCAGTTAATGGTACTTGGTACCATCGATTCTTGCTTGACCACAAGATTAGGAGTGCTAGCAATGTAACCACAAGATTAGGAGTCTGTTCGTTTGTCCAAAAAGTTTTGCTAATTTATTCTTCGAAGACAAGCAAACGTACCCGGAGGGCGTTGCCGACCATGAAAACCAGCGACGTGGGCGACGGCTCGACGACGATCCAGTCGCCGTCCCTGCTCTGCATCTCCAGCCCGGCCACCTCGTGCTGGCAGACGACGCTGAGCCAGTTGGTGTCCTGGTGCGCCCCGTACCTGACCACCTTCTCCGCGGCGTTGGGCGCCTTGTACTCCGCCATCCGGAACAGGTGCCACATGGACGCGCTCAGCGCGTCGTGGTGCTTGGCCATCCCGAGCCCTTCCATCACCATCCGCCGCACGGCCTCCTCCACCTCAAAGATCCGCCGCGCCGCCTCACCGACAGTGccgctgcgccgccgccgccgtagaGAACAGGGTCAGGGTCAGACCAAGCCTATAGAGTAAGATCTGCGAGAAGGACCCGACGAGGTCTTATGCTTATTACCAGAAGCCGTCGTTGTTGTCGCCGGCGTCAGGCCACATGAGGCCGGCGAAGTCACGGACGGAGTCGTCCTTGGTGGCGTCCACGATGGCGAGGCTCTCGTAGCCAGGGAACCCCGGGATGTCACCGAGGTAGCCGTGGAACGGCCTGTCGGCGCCGTAGTAGTTGCGGCGCTTGGCGTCGGCGGGCAGCGCGAAGAGCGGCCTCACGGCGCCGTCGAAGAGCTCGGCGCGGAGCTGAGGGGTCAGAGCCGGGTACTGCGCTTCGAAGCAGCCGAAAGTGGACAGCGCCTTCATCACCTCGCCGCGCACATCCGACCAGGCCTTGCCGCCCGGCGCGGACGGGACAACGCGGGAGAAGTCGATTTGGGGGAGCCGCTTCGCCTTGCCGCCCATCCTTGCCGTCACGGGATCTCGGCGAGGACGAGCAGAGCTCCGTGCTCTGCTTTGCTTTGCTTCCCGTTCCCGCGGTGCGGTGGTTG
It encodes:
- the LOC8064715 gene encoding probable 2-oxoglutarate-dependent dioxygenase AOP1; protein product: MGGKAKRLPQIDFSRVVPSAPGGKAWSDVRGEVMKALSTFGCFEAQYPALTPQLRAELFDGAVRPLFALPADAKRRNYYGADRPFHGYLGDIPGFPGYESLAIVDATKDDSVRDFAGLMWPDAGDNNDGFCGTVGEAARRIFEVEEAVRRMVMEGLGMAKHHDALSASMWHLFRMAEYKAPNAAEKVVRYGAHQDTNWLSVVCQHEVAGLEMQSRDGDWIVVEPSPTSLVFMVGNALRAWTNDRLYAPFHRITVAGDVARYSAMLFSVPSYKVQVADELVDDEHPPRFKPHDNNDFVCFCVSEEGARHQDKLKAFCGV